The Eublepharis macularius isolate TG4126 chromosome 3, MPM_Emac_v1.0, whole genome shotgun sequence genome has a window encoding:
- the CCDC89 gene encoding coiled-coil domain-containing protein 89, with translation MPQDEKNPAMTPPQKILNEKDADLDWNMGEPFESLGKLQGLPDGEKGEKAMLRSRIHEQSQLICILKKRADDNLMRCKTLEQLNTELQELRTADALRLESQTRRIQQLEDRFMDLAANHEDMIHFKDEHKRQNMQLREENRRLRQENLSLFNQPLKEKEAELNHLELQYRKLSKELEALKESYKQESERAQQREKELLEAQSQQTSAHAEEVSSLRRQLEVLEEKHSHVTEQLEQAEKQLRDGDLKDVLEQLKQEKEELLNLAMERGKALQEKQREILQLEKKAEDMEKAKQAAEQRFETEAAAVDSVLRVRDLQLRLVGAERAYLELQMQFDAYKRHSMDLLTKEKELNMKLRHFMA, from the coding sequence ATGCCCCAGGACGAGAAGAATCCAGCAATGACCCCTCCCCAAAAAATACTAAATGAGAAAGACGCAGATCTAGATTGGAATATGGGAGAACCCTTTGAGTCCTTGGGAAAGCTCCAAGGCCTACCTGACggggaaaagggagagaaggCTATGCTGCGCTCACGGATCCATGAGCAATCTCAGCTCATTTGCATCTTGAAGAAGCGAGCAGATGACAACCTCATGCGCTGCAAGACATTAGAACAGCTCAATACGGAGCTGCAAGAGCTCAGGACGGCGGATGCTTTGAGACTGGAGAGTCAGACCCGGCGTATCCAGCAGCTGGAAGATCGCTTCATGGACCTGGCTGCCAATCACGAGGATATGATCCACTTCAAAGACGAGCACAAACGGCAGAACATGCAGCTGAGGGAAGAAAACAGGCGCTTGCGCCAAGAGAATCTCAGCCTCTTCAACCAGCCTTtgaaagagaaagaagcagagcTGAACCACCTTGAGTTGCAGTACCGGAAACTCTCCAAGGAACTGGAGGCCTTGAAAGAAAGTTATAAGCAAGAAAGCGAGCGTGCCCAACAGCGAGAAAAGGAACTTCTGGAAGCCCAGAGTCAGCAAACCAGTGCCCACGCGGAGGAGGTTAGCTCACTGAGAAGACAACTGGAAGTCCTTGAAGAAAAACACAGTCATGTCACCGAGCAACTGGAGCAAGCAGAAAAGCAGCTCAGAGATGGTGATCTGAAAGATGTACTGGAGCAGCTGAAGCAAGAGAAAGAGGAGCTGTTGAACCTGGCAATGGAGAGAGGAAAAGCGCTGCAGGAAAAACAACGGGAGATCCTACAGTTAGAGAAGAAGGCCGAGGATATGGAGAAGGCCAAGCAGGCAGCGGAGCAGCGCTTTGAGACAGAGGCCGCAGCGGTGGACAGTGTCCTCCGGGTTCGAGACCTACAATTGCGGCTGGTTGGGGCAGAACGAGCATACCTCGAGCTCCAGATGCAGTTTGACGCATACAAGAGGCACAGCATGGATTTACTTACGAAAGAGAAAGAGTTAAATATGAAACTCCGCCATTTCATGGCGTAA
- the CREBZF gene encoding CREB/ATF bZIP transcription factor, which produces MRHSLAQLLAAPSGQGSPREPAAACSLPREGSVGGSSAETGDDEAELAANGGDEAELLFPGLELDEWLEAAMSAEEARPDRARSPETADPPPLRPRPGRAGGSSRLKAAAAARLNRQKKKQYVQGLESRLQGLAAENRQLRDRNRGLCRRLRDLEQETGYLRAVLANQSALGRLLSRLAGHGGGRVGLRISSSLWEDPHGESSDHDYALPVPREEEEEEDPDHPHPHNGAASPSPAGLCLHVDRDQVSVEFCSVCSRRAAACSARAPSASAPSPTFAAKIFFFRCLPCQAPLCRG; this is translated from the coding sequence ATGCGCCACAGCTTGGCCCAGCTGCTGGCGGCCCCGTCGGGCCAGGGGAGCCCCCGGGAGCCTGCCGCGGCCTGCTCGCTTCCCCGCGAGGGGAGCGTGGGCGGCAGCTCGGCGGAGACGGGCGACGACGAGGCCGAGCTGGCGGCGAACGGCGGCGACGAGGCCGAGCTGCTTTTCCCGGGCCTGGAACTGGACGAGTGGCTGGAGGCGGCCATGTCGGCGGAGGAGGCCCGGCCGGACCGGGCCCGGAGCCCCGAAACTGCGGACCCGCCGCCCTTGCGCCCGCGCCCGGGCCGCGCTGGGGGGAGCAGCCGGctgaaggcggcggcggcggcccggctGAACCGCCAGAAGAAGAAGCAGTACGTGCAAGGCCTGGAGAGCCGCCTGCAAGGCCTGGCGGCCGAGAACCGGCAGCTGCGCGACCGCAACCGAGGCCTGTGCCGCCGCCTGCGCGACCTGGAGCAGGAGACCGGCTACCTGCGGGCCGTGCTGGCCAACCAGAGCGCCCTGGGCCGCCTCttgagccgcctggccgggcacGGCGGCGGCAGGGTGGGTCTGAGGATCAGCAGCAGCCTCTGGGAGGACCCCCACGGAGAAAGCAGCGACCACGATTACGCCCTCCCGGTCCccagggaggaagaagaggaggaggaccccgaccacccccacccccacaacggGGCGGCTTCTCCCAGCCCCGCCGGCCTTTGCCTCCACGTGGACCGCGACCAGGTGTCGGTGGAGTTCTGCTCCGTCTGCTCCCGGCGGGCGGCCGCCTGCTCTGCCCGGGCCCCGTCCGCCTCCGCCCCTTCTCCCACCTTCGCCGCTAAAAT